The following coding sequences are from one Lycium ferocissimum isolate CSIRO_LF1 chromosome 3, AGI_CSIRO_Lferr_CH_V1, whole genome shotgun sequence window:
- the LOC132050501 gene encoding ribosomal RNA-processing protein 14-C-like has translation MKKKQKSTTTFTSTDLKSLICDHRLFFDKLIPPRFYLPKDEPDTWYRGLPKAARASLKKQSKENLKKARRNRLDPEKKEQSSTLQQSLQNKQTTDDVDDHVESNPINLEDNPNPNPNNDNDNSSVTYEELRQRLRRKIQMLRGNRGDGESLDSKRNEKDGFLAKSEGKKKKRGEDEDNIEFGKVKIGDDDDKKKKKKKKVSKAKELERLKRLEEREDRTLADKEAWKAAEKKAMGVKVYDNPKLLKESMKKEKKRKEKSSQKWKERMETTDKLKNERQQKRRDNIAGKAKEKKMRKIAKREKKLMRPGFEGRKEGYITQDKS, from the coding sequence atgaagaagaaacaaaaatccACCACCACCTTCACCTCTACAGATTTGAAATCCCTAATTTGTGACCACAGGCTCTTCTTCGACAAGCTAATTCCACCTAGATTCTACCTCCCTAAAGATGAACCCGACACCTGGTATCGTGGTCTCCCTAAAGCCGCTAGAGCATCCTTAAAAAAGCAATCCAAAGAAAACCTCAAAAAAGCCCGTCGCAATCGCCTTGACCCTGAAAAGAAAGAGCAGTCCTCAACCCTCCAACAATCCCTTCAGAATAAGCAAACAACTGATGACGTGGATGATCACGTTGAATCCAACCCCATTAATTTGGAGGATAACCCTAACCCTAACcctaataatgataatgataactcCTCTGTTACGTATGAAGAGTTGAGGCAAAGGCTACGTAGAAAGATCCAAATGCTCCGTGGTAATCGAGGTGATGGGGAGAGTTTGGACAgcaaaagaaatgaaaaggatGGATTTTTAGCGAAATCCGAGggtaagaagaaaaagagaggtgAAGATGAAGATAATATAGAGTTTGGGAAGGTTAAGATTGGTGACGATGAtgataagaaaaagaagaagaagaagaaagtatcGAAAGCGAAGGAATTGGAAAGGTTGAAGAGGTTGGAAGAGAGAGAGGATAGGACGTTGGCGGATAAGGAAGCGTGGAAGGCAGCGGAAAAGAAGGCAATGGGAGTTAAGGTTTACGATAATCCTAAGCTGTTGAAGGAGAgtatgaagaaggagaagaaaaggaaagagaagagTTCGCAAAAGTGGAAGGAAAGAATGGAGACTACGGACAAGTTGAAGAACGAACGACAACAGAAGAGAAGGGATAATATTGCTGGTAAAGCCAAGGAGAAGAAGATGAGGAAGATTGCTAAAAGGGAGAAGAAGCTTATGAGGCCGGGATTTGAGGGACGAAAGGAAGGCTACATTACTCAGGATAAAAGCTAA
- the LOC132050503 gene encoding LOW QUALITY PROTEIN: galactan beta-1,4-galactosyltransferase GALS3-like (The sequence of the model RefSeq protein was modified relative to this genomic sequence to represent the inferred CDS: deleted 2 bases in 1 codon; substituted 1 base at 1 genomic stop codon) codes for MHKEKEGRMFVGVVWNCAGELKLILTALLFLCSLITLLHLIPSRFNFSPNDLNNLNNCISTNTTTTPPSPSPPPESLEKDRVLQNGVIKRVFNPFGSAAYNFILMSAYRGGYNTFSVMGLASKPLHVYGKPSYLCEWVPFNKNQTPISVIGNKILPDWGYGRVYTVLVINCTFPVAIKTTGKLLIHAATNGGGGDSNVNVTDTFVALTETETDFINFKSIFEAPPKYDFLYCGSSLYGNLSPQRVREWLAFHVRLFGEKSHFVIHDAGGVHEGVMEVLKPWMDXGYVTLQDIRDQERFGGYYHNQFLVVNDCLHRYKFQAKWMFFFDVDEFIFVPKKSTIKSVVDSLSGYTQFTIEQMPMSNKLCLAEDRGKSYRKWGFEKLVYKDVKRGIRRDRKYAVQPRNVIANGVHMSQNVVGKTTHDKTEGRIKYFHYHGTIAERREPCRQLVNATAITVDRTPYVVDTTMRDIAATVKRFELKMIGSTLQRTRQ; via the exons ATgcataaagaaaaagaaggaaggatgtTTGTAGGTGTTGTTTGGAATTGTGCTGGTGAACTCAAACTCATACTCActgctcttctttttctttgttctctTATCACTCTTCTTCACTTGATTCCTTCTCGTTTTAATTTCTCCCCAAACGATCTTAATAATCTTAACAACTGTATTTCCACTAATACTACTACTACTCCACCATCACCGTCACCACCACCAGAGTCATTGGAGAAAGATAGAGTCCTTCAAAACGGCGTTATTAAACGAGTTTTTAACCCGTTTGGTTCAGCTGCATACAACTTTATTTTAATGTCTGCTTATAGAGGAGGTTACAACACTTTTTCTGTTATGGGTTTAGCTTCTAAACCACTTCACGTATATGGTAAACCAAGTTATTTATGTGAGTGGGTCCCTTTTAATAAAAACCAAACCCCCATCTCCGTTATTGGTAACAAAATACTTCCTGATTGGGGTTATGGTAGAGTTTACACTGTATTAGTCATTAATTGTACTTTCCCTGTAGCCATTAAAACTACCGGAAAACTACTAATTCACGCCGCTACTAACGGCGGTGGTGGTGACAGTAATGTTAACGTTACTGACACTTTCGTGGCGTTAACGGAAACGGAAACCGATTTCATTAActttaaatccatatttgaagCTCCACCAAagtatgatttcttgtattgtgGATCGTCTTTATATGGGAATTTAAGTCCACAAAGAGTAAGAGAATGGTTAGCATTTCATGTTAGGTTGTTTGGTGAGAAATCACATTTTGTAATACATGATGCTGGAGGTGTACATGAAGGAGTAATGGAGGTACTTAAACCATGGATGGATTAAGGATATGTTACATTACAGGATATTAGAGACCAAGAGAGATTTGGTGGGTATTATCATAATCAGTTTCTTGTTGTTAATGATTGTTTACATAGGTATAAGTTTCAAGCTAAATGGATGTTCTTCTTTGATGTGGATGAGTTCATTTTTGTACCTAAGAAGAGTACTATTAAGTCTGTTGTCGATTCGTTATCGGGTTATACACAGTTTACTATTGAGCAGATGCCAATGTCGAATAAGCTTTGTCTTGCTGAGGATCGCGGAAAATCTTACAG AAAATGGGGGTTCGAGAAGCTAGTATACAAGGACGTGAAGAGGGGTATTAGGAGGGATCGAAAATATGCAGTGCAACCTCGCAATGTAATCGCCAACGGTGTGCATATGTCTCAGAATGTTGTAGGCAAGACGACACAC GACAAGACAGAGGGGCGTATCAAGTATTTCCACTATCATGGGACCATTGCAGAGCGCCGCGAGCCATGCCGACAGCTGGTCAACGCCACGGCGATCACCGTTGACCGCACCCCTTATGTTGTGGATACAACAATGAGGGATATTGCTGCAACTGTTAAGAGATTCGAACTTAAAATGATTGGCTCTACATTACAAAGAACACGACAATGA
- the LOC132050504 gene encoding CBL-interacting protein kinase 2-like: MAKKESILMERYELGRLLGQGTFAKVFYARNIKTGQGVAIKVIDKEKVLRVGLMNQIKREISVMRLVRHPNIVHLYEVMATKTKIYFVMEYAKGGELFNKVARGKLKEDIARKYFQQLINAVDFCHSRGVYHRDLKPENLLLDENENLKISDFGLSALVESKHQDGLLHTTCGTPAYVAPEVINRKGYDGAKADIWSCGVVLFVLLAGYLPFEHENLMEMYRKIGKAEFKCPSWFPPEARRLLWRMLDPNPSTRISLAKIRGSSWFKKGISVSSKSTVVDEVSSTEEPCLKKDEVAAWIPKLNAFDIISLYAKFDLSKLFEEPCLKKEAKFTSWKPASVIISKLENIAKRLKLKVSKRGEGLLRFEGTKEGRKGILCIDVEIFEVVEAFHLVEVKKSNGDTMEYQQILNQGLRPGLQDIVWTWQDDQQPEQSEEQLNEQPNSQLQQQKNLDNQQQPLEQQQQQQQLLLQKHVIQQEQLP, translated from the coding sequence ATGGcgaaaaaagaaagcatactgATGGAGCGCTATGAATTGGGGAGATTATTAGGTCAAGGCACATTTGCGAAAGTTTTCTATGCTAGGAATATCAAGACTGGGCAGGGTGTCGCCATCAAAGTCATAGACAAGGAAAAAGTTCTCAGGGTCGGGCTCATGAATCAGATCAAACGGGAAATATCTGTTATGAGACTAGTCAGACATCCAAATATCGTGCATCTTTATGAAGTCATGGCGACAAAAACCAAGATTTATTTCGTCATGGAATATGCTAAAGGAGGTGAACTCTTTAACAAGGTAGCTAGGGGAAAGCTAAAAGAGGACATCGCACGAAAATATTTTCAACAGTTGATAAATGCTGTCGATTTCTGCCATAGTAGGGGTGTCTATCACCGGGATTTGAAACCCGAAAACTTACTCTTAGACGAAAACGAAAACTTAAAAATATCGGATTTCGGTTTAAGTGCTCTGGTTGAGTCGAAGCACCAAGACGGACTCCTCCACACGACGTGTGGGACCCCGGCTTATGTCGCTCCGGAGGTGATCAACAGGAAAGGGTACGACGGGGCTAAGGCCGATATTTGGTCATGTGGGGTCGTGTTATTCGTTCTGTTGGCCGGTTATCTTCCGTTTGAACACGAGAATTTGATGGAGATGTATCGGAAGATTGGCAAAGCGGAATTCAAATGTCCAAGTTGGTTTCCGCCTGAAGCCCGACGACTACTTTGGAGAATGTTGGATCCGAATCCGAGTACGAGAATTTCACTTGCAAAAATTAGAGGAAGTTCTTGGTTCAAGAAGGGAATTTCGGTTTCCTCTAAATCTACTGTAGTAGACGAAGTAAGTAGTACGGAGGAACCTTGTTTAAAGAAAGATGAGGTGGCGGCTTGGATTCCGAAGTTGAATGCATTTGATATCATTTCCCTTTATGCTAAGTTTGATTTATCCAAATTATTTGAGGAACCTTGTTTAAAGAAAGAAGCTAAATTCACGTCGTGGAAACCTGCGTCAGTGATCATATCAAAGCTGGAAAATATTGCTAAACGTCTTAAGTTGAAAGTTAGCAAAAGGGGCGAAGGATTATTGAGGTTTGAGGGTACGAAGGAAGGAAGAAAGGGGATTTTATGTATTGACGTGGAGATCTTCGAGGTCGTTGAAGCTTTTCATTTGGTGGAAGTGAAAAAATCAAACGGGGATACAATGGAGTATCAGCAGATATTGAACCAGGGCCTAAGACCAGGTCTTCAAGATATTGTTTGGACTTGGCAAGACGATCAGCAACCTGAGCAGTCAGAAGAACAGTTAAATGAGCAGCCAAATAGTCAACTACAGCAGCAAAAAAATTTAGATAACCAGCAACAACCTCTGGAGcagcaacaacagcaacaacaactgCTTCTCCAAAAACATGTGATTCAGCAAGAGCAGTTACCTTAA